The following coding sequences are from one Musa acuminata AAA Group cultivar baxijiao chromosome BXJ2-4, Cavendish_Baxijiao_AAA, whole genome shotgun sequence window:
- the LOC103975701 gene encoding E3 ubiquitin protein ligase RIN3: MAMNYLYLSVFSTAASIVGLQWWTVSSLDGMKSDGLITSDGGGGSKESAGRALELLLSSHVTVALLANFVINVYVLVVLLLKTLFFVQLNTSETRKVLERFVNYIIYKGTFLPLVVPPNVSQVILWTSWLVFLCSLKIFESLARDRLERLNASPSVTPSKYFRVFSALLVVLSADFLWMKLCMMIYSSYSYSLFMLLFFEPLCIASETFQAIMVHGFQLLEIYQRHSSESTVGCSDYIQKTAAGSLSEWKGILIRHCGFILDMLALVMALGHYLMTWWLHGMAFHLVDVILFLNLRALASAIVKRIRTYINLRKALSSLDGALPDATYEELCAYDDECAICRGPMTRAKKLPCNHLFHLVCLRSWLDQGLTEVYSCPTCRRPLFVSNPQGDTRSVPGNGVDDQQLAEHLSLRLNQQRIPGQALPLGSSPNQQQNTSDTIWRGAAFDSSLAPPWVNQGVDGASSSSSVRPVGFGGVQMMMRQLASVSENFAHGSLDDAAWNLWSSQHTSIPSIPSSASIRLNRNAAGQRIRNASPSVNNMSELLAMVDRVREVLPHIPDELIVQDLLRSNNINITVNNLLMQ, encoded by the exons ATGGCGATGAATTACCTGTACCTTTCTGTCTTCAGCACCGCGGCCAGCATCGTCGGGCTGCAGTGGTGGACGGTCTCCTCGCTTGACGGGATGAAGTCCGATGGGTTGATCACTTCTGACGGCGGTGGAGGCTCCAAGGAGAGCGCTGGGCGAGCGCTGGAGCTGCTGCTCAGCTCGCATGTCACCGTGGCTCTGCTGGCGAATTTTGTGATCAATGTGTACGTTCTGGTCGTGTTGCTGCTCAAG ACTCTATTCTTTGTGCAGTTGAACACATCAGAGACTAGAAAAGTTTTGGAACGTTTTGTTAATTACATAATATACAAG GGAACCTTTCTTCCATTGGTTGTGCCACCTAATGTTTCTCAAGTCATCTTATGGACAAGCTGGTTGGTCTTTCTATGTTCCCTCAAG ATTTTTGAATCATTAGCAAGAGATAGGCTTGAAAGGCTAAATGCATCTCCTTCCGTGACACCTTCAAAGTACTTTCGTGTTTTTTCTGCCTTGTTGGTGGTTCTTTCTGCTGATTTCCTATG GATGAAGCTGTGTATGATGATCTACAGTTCATACAGTTATAGCTTGTTTATGCTGTTGTTCTTTGAGCCTCTTTGTATAGCTTCTGAGACATTTCAG GCCATTATGGTACATGGGTTTCAGTTGCTTGAAATTTATCAACGGCATTCTAGTGAAAGTACTGTCGGTTGCTCAGACTACATTCAAAAAACAGCAGCAG GTTCCCTCTCTGAATGGAAAGGGATTCTCATAAGACACTGTGGTTTCATTCTAGATATGTTGGCTTTAGTAATGGCACTAGGTCATTACTTAATGACCTGGTGGCTTCATGGCATGGCATTTCATCTAGTGGATGTCATTCTTTTTCTGAACTTGCGT GCTCTTGCCAGTGCAATTGTGAAGAGAATCAGAACATATATCAATTTAAGGAAAGCCCTTAGTTCCCTTGATGGAGCACTTCCTGATGCAACATATGAAGAACTTTGTGCCTATGATGATGAATGTGCAATATGCAGA GGACCAATGACAAGGGCTAAAAAGTTACCATGCAATCATCTATTCCACCTAGTGTGTTTGAGGTCTTG GTTGGACCAGGGTTTGACTGAAGTGTATTCTTGCCCTACATGTCGGAGGCCTCTTTTTGTTTCTAATCCTCAAGGTGACACAAGGTCCGTTCCTGGAAATGGAGTAGATGACCAGCAACTTGCTGAACATCTAAGTTTAAGATTGAACCAACAGAGGATTCCTGGTCAAGCACTACCTCTAGGATCATCTCCAAACCAGCAACAGAATACTTCTGATACAATCTGGAG GGGAGCTGCATTTGATTCCAGTTTGGCACCTCCATGGGTGAATCAAGGAGTGGATGGTGCTAGTTCATCAAGTTCAGTCAGACCAGTAGGTTTTGGTGGGGTTCAAATGATGATGAGGCAACTAGCGTCTGTCAGTGAAAACTTCGCTCATGGTTCTCTAGATGATGCTGCTTGGAATCTATGGTCTTCTCAGCATACCTCAATTCCTTCTATTCCTTCATCTGCTTCCATTAGGTTGAACAGAAATGCTGCTGGTCAACGTATTAGGAATGCTTCACCCTCTGTAAACAATATGTCAGAGTTACTTGCTATGGTAGATAGAGTACGTGAGGTTTTGCCACACATTCCGGATGAACTTATTGTACAG GATTTGCTGAGAAGCAACAACATCAATATTACTGTGAATAATCTTCTTATGCAGTAA
- the LOC103975722 gene encoding vesicle-associated protein 1-3, with protein sequence MIGGGLLKIHPSELKLPFEVKKQSSCCMQLTNKTDHYVAFKVKTTSPKKYSVRPNMGVVLPKSTISITVTMQAHKEVPPDLQCKDKFLVQSVVADDGATTKDITAEMFNKAPGKDVEEFKLRVVYIPANPPSPVPEESEEGISPRSSVLENETQSSTLFDAVSRSFNEASTEQSHEEELIISKLTEEKNHAIQQNKKLRQELELLSKQSRKSSGGFSIMFIVIVAILGVIFGYIIKET encoded by the exons ATGATCGGAGgagggcttctcaagatccacccCTCTGAGCTGAAATTGCCCT TCGAGGTGAAAAAGCAGAGCTCTTGTTGCATGCAGTTGACCAACAAAACAGATCATTATGTAGCTTTTAAG GTTAAAACAACAAGCCCAAAGAAATATAGTGTGCGCCCAAACATGGGAGTTGTCCTGCCCAAGTCAACAATTAGCATAACAG TAACAATGCAAGCTCACAAGGAGGTTCCACCAGATTTGCAATGCAAAGACAAGTTCCTGGTTCAGAGTGTTGTTGCAGATGATGGTGCAACAACCAAGGACATAACTGCTGAAATG TTCAATAAAGCACCTGGTAAAGATGTTGAGGAGTTCAAACTGCGGGTTGTTTATATTCCTGCTAATCCACCCTCACCAGTTCCTGAGGAATCAGAGGAAGGAATTTCCCCACGGTCATCTGTGTTAGAGAATGAAACTCAGAGTTCAACCTTGTTTGATGCT GTATCAAGATCCTTCAACGAAGCTTCTACAGAACAATCTCATGAG GAGGAACTGATTATTTCAAAGTTGACTGAAGAGAAGAATCATGCAATTCAGCAAAATAAGAAATTACGACAGGAGCTG GAACTGCTAAGTAAACAAAGCCGAAAAAGCAGTGGTGGCTTCTCTATTATGTTCATCGtgattgtggctattttgggtgtcaTATTTGGGTATATTATCAAGGAAACATAA
- the LOC135610451 gene encoding uncharacterized protein LOC135610451 isoform X1, with product MGALGELEALQTCLLQRITAVELSLQTHSLHISSDCVADGEGGETTEARLSAILRARGVDDFAFKRVPADYYDRPIEVRRDILGAPSVEHLCKSIVLVNTQALASITDCSDRNNSKYYLVVIQYAARLNAENIKNFLYTLNNSKISKKKFNMRLAPEEESLKLTGFVHNAVTCIGMETDIPVILDEAITKLKPNFFWLGGGEVDLKLRIRTSQFISAVNPFVVNCSS from the exons ATGGGAGCGCTGGGAGAGCTCGAGGCGCTGCAGACCTGCCTGCTCCAACGCATAACGGCAGTGGAGCTCTCCCTGCAGACCCATTCCCTTCATATCTCCTCCGATTGCGTTGCCGACGGCGAGGGCGGCGAGACCACGGAGGCGCGCCTCTCGGCCATACTGAGGGCCCGCGGAGTCGACGACTTCGCCTTCAAGCGCGTGCCCGCAGATTATTACGACAGGCCCATCGAGGTCCGGAGGGACATCCTCGGCGCCCCCTCGGTAGAGCACCTCTGCAAGAGCATCGTTTTG GTGAATACCCAAGCTTTGGCTAGCATTACTGATTGCAGCGATCGTAATAATTCAAAATATTATCTTGTTGTAATCCAG TATGCCGCTCGACTTAATGCTGAAAATATAAAGAATTTTCTTTACACTCTCAACAACAGCAAGATTTCTAAGAAGAAATTCAACA TGAGGCTTGCACCGGAGGAAGAATCACTGAAACTTACTGGTTTTGTGCATAATGCAGTGACATGCATTGGCATGGAAACAGACATTCCG GTAATACTTGATGAAGCCATCACAAAGTTGAAACCGAATTTCTTCTGGTTGGGTGGTGGAGAAGTTGATCTCAAGCTCCGAATCAGGACCTCTCAGTTTATTAGTGCTGTCAACCCCTTTGTGGTCAATTGTAGTTCTTGA
- the LOC135610451 gene encoding uncharacterized protein LOC135610451 isoform X2, with protein sequence MGALGELEALQTCLLQRITAVELSLQTHSLHISSDCVADGEGGETTEARLSAILRARGVDDFAFKRVPADYYDRPIEVRRDILGAPSVEHLCKSIVLYAARLNAENIKNFLYTLNNSKISKKKFNMRLAPEEESLKLTGFVHNAVTCIGMETDIPVILDEAITKLKPNFFWLGGGEVDLKLRIRTSQFISAVNPFVVNCSS encoded by the exons ATGGGAGCGCTGGGAGAGCTCGAGGCGCTGCAGACCTGCCTGCTCCAACGCATAACGGCAGTGGAGCTCTCCCTGCAGACCCATTCCCTTCATATCTCCTCCGATTGCGTTGCCGACGGCGAGGGCGGCGAGACCACGGAGGCGCGCCTCTCGGCCATACTGAGGGCCCGCGGAGTCGACGACTTCGCCTTCAAGCGCGTGCCCGCAGATTATTACGACAGGCCCATCGAGGTCCGGAGGGACATCCTCGGCGCCCCCTCGGTAGAGCACCTCTGCAAGAGCATCGTTTTG TATGCCGCTCGACTTAATGCTGAAAATATAAAGAATTTTCTTTACACTCTCAACAACAGCAAGATTTCTAAGAAGAAATTCAACA TGAGGCTTGCACCGGAGGAAGAATCACTGAAACTTACTGGTTTTGTGCATAATGCAGTGACATGCATTGGCATGGAAACAGACATTCCG GTAATACTTGATGAAGCCATCACAAAGTTGAAACCGAATTTCTTCTGGTTGGGTGGTGGAGAAGTTGATCTCAAGCTCCGAATCAGGACCTCTCAGTTTATTAGTGCTGTCAACCCCTTTGTGGTCAATTGTAGTTCTTGA